The Deltaproteobacteria bacterium DNA window TCGGCCCTCCCGCCGCCGCCTCGGGGGAGACGTGCCCGATGACCGCGCCGCGCGTCCCGCCGGAGAAGCGCCCGTCGGTGATCATCGCCACCTTGTCCCCGAATCCTTGTCCCATGATATAGGAGGTCGGGGCCAGCATCTCCTGCATCCCGGGCCCGCCCCTGGGGCCCTCGTACCGGATGACGACGAAGTCGCCCGCCTTCACCTTGCCTCCGAGGATCCCCTCGCACGCCTCGTCCTGGGACTCGAAGATCACCGCCGGCCCTTCGAAGACGAGCATCTTCGGGTCCACCGCC harbors:
- a CDS encoding dihydroxy-acid dehydratase produces the protein AVDPKMLVFEGPAVIFESQDEACEGILGGKVKAGDFVVIRYEGPRGGPGMQEMLAPTSYIMGQGFGDKVAMITDGRFSGGTRGAVIGHVSPEAAAGGPIALVHPGDRIRLDIPARKLDLLIFDAELTERRTKWQLPPKEKPAGCLGKYAAMATSASTGAILKW